Proteins found in one Labrenzia sp. VG12 genomic segment:
- a CDS encoding chloride channel protein yields the protein MRKILETAAQLPTILVSWITPNVRQFRASRLHLVWALSIIVGALVALAAIAFRTAIGLVQWPWLQTTTERTWQAAAEQPWWVILLAPAIGGLLVGWILQKFHPQQRAGGVADVIEARAYGGRGLPLKSGLWSALVTTISLGSGASAGREGPVVHLGATLGTAVCSFFSLPDSARRVLLGCAVASGVSASFNAPIAGVLFAHEVILGHYAVSAFVPIVLASVMGTLLSRLWFGNVAAFEIPQYEITSYLEIPAFALLGLTCAAVAIIFQFALIGTDWTARNISMPLWLRPVIGGLAVGAIAVFFPAILGVGYEATDLALKQSLPITTMLTLLVVKTAATAITLASRFGGGIFSPSLYLGAMTGGAFGLIAASVFPEVASSHGLYAILGMGAVAAAVLGAPFSTTVIVFELTGGYALSIALLLAVSIATGLTQAVHGKSYFHWQLGMRGCFVNEGVHQFLSETVKVRDFMDPPPQAEEERAFNPGEDGPYLHDTDTLESALKSFDSCGKAALPVVAKGDASTIIGTARHVRGLRYFNAALIKATKEEHN from the coding sequence ATGCGCAAGATACTGGAAACCGCCGCTCAGCTTCCCACTATCCTCGTCAGCTGGATAACGCCGAACGTGCGCCAGTTCCGGGCAAGCCGGCTGCATCTTGTCTGGGCCCTGTCCATCATTGTCGGCGCGCTGGTGGCCCTTGCCGCCATCGCCTTTCGAACGGCGATCGGGCTCGTGCAATGGCCCTGGCTTCAGACGACCACCGAACGCACCTGGCAGGCGGCTGCCGAACAGCCCTGGTGGGTTATTCTGCTCGCCCCGGCAATCGGTGGACTTCTGGTTGGCTGGATCCTGCAGAAGTTTCACCCGCAACAGCGTGCCGGTGGCGTTGCCGATGTCATCGAGGCGCGCGCCTATGGCGGTCGAGGCCTGCCGCTCAAATCCGGGCTCTGGTCCGCCCTGGTGACGACGATATCCCTTGGCAGCGGTGCCAGTGCCGGTCGCGAAGGCCCAGTCGTGCATCTGGGCGCCACACTAGGCACAGCGGTCTGCAGCTTCTTCAGTTTGCCGGATTCAGCCCGGCGTGTCCTGCTTGGCTGCGCGGTCGCCAGTGGTGTCTCCGCCTCGTTCAACGCACCAATCGCGGGCGTGCTTTTCGCCCATGAGGTCATCCTCGGCCACTACGCCGTCTCGGCGTTCGTGCCGATCGTGCTTGCCTCCGTCATGGGCACACTGCTGTCGCGGCTCTGGTTCGGCAACGTCGCCGCCTTCGAAATCCCGCAATATGAAATCACGTCCTATCTGGAAATTCCCGCCTTTGCCCTGCTTGGACTGACCTGTGCGGCCGTCGCGATCATCTTTCAATTCGCCTTGATCGGCACTGACTGGACGGCCCGCAACATTTCCATGCCGCTCTGGTTGCGTCCGGTGATCGGTGGCCTTGCGGTCGGGGCGATTGCCGTATTTTTTCCGGCCATTCTGGGTGTCGGCTACGAAGCGACCGATCTTGCGCTCAAACAATCGCTGCCGATCACGACCATGCTGACCTTGCTCGTGGTCAAGACGGCGGCCACGGCAATCACGCTCGCATCGCGTTTTGGAGGCGGAATCTTTTCGCCATCACTCTATCTAGGCGCCATGACGGGGGGCGCCTTCGGCCTGATTGCCGCCTCCGTCTTTCCTGAAGTCGCCTCCAGTCACGGCCTCTATGCCATCCTGGGCATGGGGGCGGTTGCCGCGGCCGTGCTTGGCGCACCGTTTTCAACCACGGTGATCGTCTTCGAGCTGACCGGCGGCTATGCACTCTCGATTGCGCTGCTCCTTGCCGTGTCCATTGCCACCGGCCTGACCCAGGCCGTCCATGGCAAGTCCTATTTCCACTGGCAACTGGGCATGCGCGGCTGTTTCGTGAACGAAGGTGTTCACCAGTTCCTGAGCGAAACGGTGAAGGTGCGCGATTTCATGGATCCGCCGCCGCAAGCGGAGGAGGAGCGTGCCTTCAATCCGGGCGAGGACGGACCGTATCTTCACGACACCGATACGCTGGAAAGCGCACTGAAGAGCTTCGACAGCTGCGGCAAGGCGGCACTGCCTGTCGTCGCCAAGGGCGATGCGTCCACAATCATCGGCACTGCGCGGCATGTACGTGGATTGCGCTATTTCAATGCCGCGCTGATCAAGGCGACCAAGGAAGAGCACAACTAG
- a CDS encoding phytanoyl-CoA dioxygenase family protein, with amino-acid sequence MRAADVLKMPLYAAELATGAKSFCDNPLIGSRRLNEAGLHVKRIRLAEQMADARRRRLAHLVSEEDRVAYQRDGFIATRDLISAEELAGLRREVETTRFDAWDMRQGNAVTRFIPLPPKVLKGLPYLKSVVWSNAIQNGLRYVASTNGDPLMYLHIVMTDPAENRKADPQTAFHSDTFHQTAKCWFFLYDIDDAEGPFTYIAGSHRLTKERLDWERQQSLTASTDKNRLHARGSFRLAAHELDKLNYPQPTRFSVPANTLVVADTHGFHARAASERASVRVGLYGSLRRNPFLPWTGLDVFNLPGLKGRQAQIHMMQKNLDVRLKGRTSHKYAGKILATEPSRF; translated from the coding sequence ATGCGCGCGGCAGATGTCTTGAAGATGCCCCTCTATGCGGCGGAGCTAGCCACAGGGGCGAAGTCCTTTTGCGACAATCCGCTCATCGGCAGCCGGCGTCTCAACGAAGCCGGTCTGCATGTAAAACGGATCAGGCTGGCCGAACAGATGGCCGATGCCAGGCGCAGGCGGCTGGCGCATCTGGTGAGCGAGGAAGACAGGGTCGCCTATCAGCGGGACGGCTTTATCGCGACGCGGGATCTGATCAGTGCCGAGGAGCTTGCCGGGCTTCGTCGGGAAGTCGAAACAACCCGCTTTGATGCCTGGGACATGCGCCAGGGCAATGCCGTGACGCGCTTCATTCCTCTTCCGCCCAAAGTACTCAAGGGGCTGCCCTATCTGAAATCAGTGGTCTGGAGCAATGCGATCCAGAATGGCCTGCGGTATGTTGCTTCGACCAATGGTGACCCGTTGATGTATCTGCATATCGTCATGACCGATCCGGCCGAGAACCGGAAGGCGGATCCGCAGACGGCCTTTCATTCGGACACGTTTCATCAAACGGCCAAATGCTGGTTCTTTCTCTACGACATCGACGATGCCGAGGGACCGTTCACCTATATCGCCGGGTCCCACAGGTTGACGAAGGAACGTCTTGACTGGGAGCGGCAGCAGAGCCTGACGGCGTCCACGGACAAGAACCGGTTACATGCACGCGGATCCTTCCGGCTTGCCGCGCATGAACTCGACAAGTTGAATTATCCGCAACCCACCCGGTTTTCGGTCCCGGCAAACACGCTGGTCGTGGCGGACACACACGGGTTTCATGCGCGCGCCGCGAGCGAAAGAGCATCGGTGCGGGTCGGGCTATACGGTTCCCTGCGCAGGAACCCGTTCCTGCCCTGGACAGGGCTGGATGTTTTCAACCTGCCGGGCCTCAAGGGCCGGCAGGCGCAGATCCACATGATGCAAAAGAACCTCGATGTTCGTCTGAAGGGCAGAACGTCGCACAAATATGCCGGCAAGATCCTGGCGACCGAGCCCTCAAGGTTCTGA